In Ornithodoros turicata isolate Travis unplaced genomic scaffold, ASM3712646v1 ctg00001260.1, whole genome shotgun sequence, the following proteins share a genomic window:
- the LOC135376733 gene encoding uncharacterized protein LOC135376733, which yields MVDFGDLPPSKHDTALSAEELGDYKPSQLLRRSKALLADKASSFDEDCLRELFTESQTTSLTELAALADQLTEGMSPSVAAVHTSHTHHAQPDLDSRLQALEKSLESLPLVLRSDRSRRRSPSPAPPDPRRIGSRPQGCTATYRYPSPPLPESLLCWCHLKFGAAARQCRPPCVWAGNRRAAR from the coding sequence atggtggatttcggggacctcCCCCCAAGCAAGCATGACACAGCGCTTTCAGCGGAAGAGCTAGGCGACTACAAACCATCTCAGCTCCTGCGTCGATCGAAAGCGCTCCTTGCGGACAAGGCAAGCTCGTTCGACGAAGACTGCTTGCGGGAATTGTTCACGGAGTCCCAGACCACGTCACTCACGGAGCTCGCAGCGTTGGCTGACCAACTCACCGAAGGCATGTCCCCATCCGTGGCGGCTGTTCACACCTCTCACACCCACCACGCCCAACCCGACCTGGATTCTCGGCTGCAGGCGTTGGAGAAGTCGCTTGAGAGCCTTCCTCTGGTGCTACGATCAGACCGGTCGCGCCGTCGTTCCCCCTCCCCAGCACCACCAGATCCACGGCGCATCGGCAGTCGGCCGCAAGGCTGCACGGCCACCTACCGTTATCCGTCACCTCCACTGCCGGAATCGCTCCTTTGCTGGTGTCACCTCAAATTCGGTGCAGCTGCCCGCCAATGTCGTCCCCCCTGCGTGTGGGCGGGAAACCGGCGAGCCGCCCGTTAG